From the genome of Egibacteraceae bacterium, one region includes:
- a CDS encoding CDP-alcohol phosphatidyltransferase family protein translates to MRSDRVRQFQWGARGEGDQVVHDRVLTAANVITGLRLLGLPLFVWLVLGAQALGLAFLTLAAVGATDWVDGYVARRFDQVTRLGKILDPLVDRALLATAGVTLAVAGIIPWWLVALVVGRDLALLAAAAIIFHGIPPIPVTRTGKAATAALLVALPAFLVGAMDWAGARLVMQGAWGMAAVGVLAYYVAGVQYARVTRSGMGRSDQEV, encoded by the coding sequence ATGCGATCGGATCGGGTCCGGCAGTTCCAGTGGGGCGCCCGCGGTGAGGGGGACCAGGTGGTCCACGATCGCGTTCTGACCGCGGCGAACGTGATCACCGGGCTGCGACTGCTCGGACTGCCCCTGTTCGTCTGGCTCGTCCTCGGCGCGCAGGCGCTCGGACTCGCCTTCCTCACGCTCGCGGCCGTCGGCGCCACGGACTGGGTCGACGGCTATGTGGCCCGGCGCTTCGACCAGGTCACGCGGCTCGGCAAGATCCTCGACCCCCTGGTCGACCGGGCGTTGCTGGCCACCGCGGGTGTGACGCTGGCCGTCGCCGGCATCATCCCGTGGTGGCTGGTCGCGCTCGTGGTCGGGCGCGACCTGGCGCTGCTCGCCGCCGCGGCGATCATCTTCCACGGCATCCCGCCGATCCCGGTGACCCGCACCGGCAAGGCGGCGACCGCAGCGCTGCTGGTCGCCCTGCCCGCATTCCTGGTGGGCGCCATGGACTGGGCGGGGGCCCGGCTGGTGATGCAGGGCGCCTGGGGCATGGCTGCCGTCGGGGTGCTTGCCTACTACGTGGCCGGGGTGCAGTACGCCCGTGTGACGCGGTCAGGCATGGGACGGTCTGACCAGGAGGTTTAG
- a CDS encoding DUF881 domain-containing protein encodes MSDPDTVFGLGQPATDYPAGPPTRWSRPWATPVVTAMTAAGALLVGFLLVAGLVAGRTSALEQDARKAELIALINARQGHTEQLAEQLEELRAQSAAESEVAAGVPALTGYLRQVEQAAGVTGIRGPGMRVTLSDAQTGCGSSEEDCRIQDRDLQLAVNALFAAGAEAIAINGERIIGTTAVRRAGRQVLVNYKVLTPPYVVEAVGNPDRLVSEFTDAEIAHQFAIWTDVYGLGFEMETHRELEIAGYAGSVQLRTAQPSGDGRQARVAEDEAP; translated from the coding sequence ATGAGCGACCCCGACACGGTGTTCGGGCTGGGGCAACCCGCCACTGACTACCCCGCTGGTCCACCCACGCGGTGGTCACGGCCGTGGGCGACGCCGGTCGTGACCGCGATGACCGCCGCGGGGGCGCTGCTCGTGGGGTTCCTGCTGGTGGCCGGGCTCGTAGCCGGGCGCACGTCGGCGCTCGAGCAGGACGCCCGCAAGGCCGAGCTGATCGCGTTGATCAACGCCCGCCAGGGCCACACCGAGCAGCTGGCGGAGCAGCTCGAGGAGCTGCGGGCGCAGTCGGCCGCGGAGTCAGAAGTCGCCGCGGGGGTCCCGGCGCTGACCGGCTACCTCAGGCAGGTCGAGCAGGCGGCCGGGGTGACCGGGATCCGCGGACCCGGCATGCGCGTCACCCTGAGCGACGCGCAGACCGGCTGTGGCTCCTCGGAAGAGGACTGCAGGATCCAGGACCGCGATCTGCAGCTGGCGGTCAACGCCCTGTTCGCCGCGGGAGCTGAGGCGATCGCGATCAACGGGGAGCGGATCATCGGCACGACGGCGGTGCGCCGGGCGGGCCGCCAGGTGCTCGTCAACTACAAGGTCCTGACGCCGCCCTACGTGGTGGAGGCGGTGGGCAACCCCGACCGGTTGGTGTCGGAGTTCACCGACGCGGAGATCGCGCACCAGTTCGCGATCTGGACCGACGTGTACGGACTCGGGTTCGAGATGGAGACACACCGGGAGCTTGAGATCGCGGGCTACGCCGGCAGCGTGCAGCTGCGCACCGCGCAGCCCTCCGGGGACGGGAGACAAGCTCGGGTGGCCGAGGACGAGGCCCCATGA
- a CDS encoding small basic family protein, producing the protein MIPLIALFVGALLGLLLQPTIPAVVAPYLPVAVIAALDAIFGATRARFDGTFSERVFLISFLTNVVLAVFLVFLGDQLGAGQELSTAVLFVFGVRIFQNLAAVRRHLFRA; encoded by the coding sequence ATGATCCCGCTGATCGCGCTCTTCGTCGGGGCGTTGCTGGGACTGCTGCTGCAACCCACCATCCCTGCGGTGGTGGCGCCGTACCTGCCGGTGGCGGTCATTGCCGCCCTGGACGCGATCTTCGGCGCGACCCGGGCCCGATTCGATGGCACCTTCAGCGAGCGGGTGTTCCTCATCTCGTTCCTCACCAACGTGGTGCTCGCCGTCTTCCTGGTCTTCCTGGGTGACCAGCTGGGGGCCGGCCAGGAGCTGTCGACCGCCGTGCTGTTCGTTTTCGGCGTGCGGATCTTCCAGAACCTCGCGGCCGTCCGACGCCACCTGTTCCGGGCGTGA
- a CDS encoding DUF881 domain-containing protein, with the protein MTDTVPPRVQRQEQSRASSGPDQPRGRGATTVAVALACGLLGFVLMTQIRASETLGTQLEGEREEDLATILANLSTETDRLQGEFTDLRLTLLAFEGSAERDGLALRNLQRRLDDFSILAGAVAAEGEGIVLTIADGRADLRPEHMVDTVQELRDAGAEAIDVNGVRLVVSSAFSVRNNRLVVDSTPIAPPFRIAAVGPAETMARALSIPNGVIDTLERASGEVVASVDTRADLTVPARGEPAPFVFGEPVITDSAD; encoded by the coding sequence ATGACCGACACGGTGCCACCTCGCGTGCAGCGGCAGGAGCAGTCCCGTGCTTCCTCCGGTCCCGACCAGCCGCGGGGCCGCGGCGCCACGACGGTGGCCGTGGCCTTGGCCTGTGGGCTGTTGGGCTTCGTGCTCATGACGCAGATCCGTGCGAGCGAGACCCTGGGGACGCAGCTCGAGGGAGAGCGCGAGGAGGACCTCGCGACGATCCTCGCGAACCTGTCGACCGAAACCGACCGGCTCCAGGGAGAGTTCACCGACCTGCGGTTGACGCTGCTGGCCTTCGAGGGCTCGGCCGAGCGCGATGGCTTGGCCCTGCGCAACCTCCAGCGTCGCCTGGACGACTTCAGCATCCTCGCGGGAGCGGTCGCTGCCGAGGGCGAGGGCATCGTGCTCACCATCGCCGACGGACGCGCAGACCTGCGTCCCGAGCACATGGTCGACACGGTGCAAGAGCTGCGGGACGCCGGCGCTGAGGCCATCGACGTCAACGGGGTCCGACTGGTCGTCTCGTCCGCGTTCAGCGTGCGCAACAACCGGTTGGTCGTGGACAGCACGCCCATCGCCCCGCCCTTCCGCATCGCGGCGGTGGGGCCCGCGGAGACCATGGCCCGGGCGCTGTCGATCCCGAACGGGGTCATCGACACCCTGGAACGCGCCAGCGGCGAGGTGGTTGCCTCGGTCGACACCAGGGCCGACCTGACCGTGCCGGCCCGGGGCGAGCCGGCCCCGTTCGTTTTCGGGGAGCCGGTGATCACGGACAGCGCCGATTAG
- the gcvH gene encoding glycine cleavage system protein GcvH codes for MNPDDLRYTKEHEWTRRDGSHVTVGITQYAQDALGDVVYVDLPAAGTRVEVGQPFGEVESTKSVSDLYAPVNGTIVERNENLESAPELVNSDPYGQGWMVVIDADDPAAVDELLGAQEYAKLTETP; via the coding sequence TTGAACCCCGACGATCTGAGGTACACCAAGGAACATGAGTGGACACGCCGCGACGGCAGCCATGTGACGGTGGGCATCACGCAGTACGCCCAGGACGCGCTGGGTGACGTGGTCTACGTCGACCTCCCGGCGGCCGGCACCAGGGTGGAGGTGGGCCAGCCGTTCGGGGAGGTCGAGTCGACCAAGAGCGTCTCGGACCTCTACGCGCCCGTGAACGGCACCATCGTGGAGCGCAACGAGAACCTCGAATCGGCCCCGGAGCTCGTGAACTCAGACCCGTACGGCCAAGGTTGGATGGTCGTGATCGATGCGGACGACCCGGCGGCCGTCGACGAGCTCCTCGGGGCGCAGGAGTACGCCAAGCTCACCGAGACGCCGTAA
- a CDS encoding FHA domain-containing protein, producing MYCTHCGHQNPPDSNFCANCGRPLTVPAHGADTTTGAIPTEDQHEDGPSAEEDDDDALVAAELVRNLDAGTALLMSARGPNEGARFLLDRDVIAVGRHPESDIFLDDITVSRRHAEFRRDAQRFWVHDVGSLNGTYVNGHRADDQMLSTGDEVQIGKFKLVAFVAEPSL from the coding sequence ATGTACTGCACACACTGCGGTCACCAGAACCCCCCTGACAGCAACTTCTGCGCGAACTGCGGCCGTCCCCTGACCGTCCCTGCGCACGGGGCGGACACGACCACGGGTGCCATCCCCACCGAGGACCAGCACGAGGATGGGCCGAGCGCGGAAGAGGACGACGACGACGCGCTCGTGGCCGCGGAGCTGGTCCGCAACCTCGACGCGGGCACCGCCCTGCTGATGTCCGCGCGCGGTCCGAACGAGGGTGCGCGATTCCTGCTGGACCGCGACGTGATCGCGGTTGGCCGGCACCCGGAGAGTGACATCTTCCTGGACGACATCACGGTCTCCCGCCGCCACGCCGAGTTCCGGCGGGACGCCCAGCGCTTCTGGGTGCACGACGTCGGCAGCCTGAACGGCACCTACGTCAACGGCCACCGTGCCGACGACCAGATGCTGAGCACCGGGGACGAAGTCCAGATCGGCAAGTTCAAGCTCGTCGCGTTCGTGGCCGAGCCCTCGCTGTGA
- a CDS encoding MerR family transcriptional regulator gives MTADGFTIGEVLSQLKEDFEDITISKIRFLESEGLIYPDRTESGYRKFTADDIDRLRFILTAQRDHYLPLRVIREQLGRLDAGEPPDTSVGPVAELGALDGDGLSAKRAADIARALEAAGGGDDQPLLDQPAARVTLSYREFCDATGLESDVVKSLREYGIIGQRDDDGGAFDADDLLAARAARDLLRLGLEPRHLRMYRQFVDRELALFEQLVTPLLRQRNPEARRQATRQLEELAGLTGRMKRALLVRALRVYVHRG, from the coding sequence GTGACAGCTGACGGCTTCACGATCGGCGAGGTGCTGAGCCAGCTCAAAGAGGACTTCGAGGACATCACCATCTCGAAGATCCGGTTCCTCGAGAGCGAAGGGCTGATCTACCCTGACCGGACGGAGTCCGGATACCGCAAGTTCACCGCCGACGACATCGACCGGTTGCGCTTCATCCTGACGGCTCAGCGCGACCACTACCTCCCCCTGCGGGTCATCCGCGAACAGCTGGGACGCCTCGACGCCGGCGAGCCGCCCGACACGTCGGTGGGGCCGGTGGCCGAGCTGGGCGCCCTGGACGGTGACGGGCTGTCGGCCAAGCGAGCCGCCGACATCGCCCGGGCCCTGGAAGCTGCGGGGGGCGGCGACGACCAGCCGCTGCTCGACCAGCCCGCTGCGCGCGTCACGTTGTCCTACCGGGAGTTCTGCGACGCCACCGGCCTGGAGAGCGACGTGGTCAAGTCCCTGCGGGAGTACGGGATCATCGGTCAGCGTGACGACGACGGGGGCGCCTTCGATGCGGACGACCTGCTAGCCGCCCGTGCCGCCCGCGACCTGCTGCGCCTCGGTCTGGAGCCACGCCATCTGCGCATGTACCGACAGTTCGTCGACCGGGAGCTCGCGTTGTTCGAGCAGCTGGTCACCCCCCTGCTGCGCCAGCGCAACCCGGAGGCCCGGCGCCAGGCGACGCGGCAGCTGGAGGAGCTCGCCGGCCTGACCGGGCGCATGAAGCGAGCGCTGCTCGTGCGTGCGCTGCGGGTCTACGTCCATCGGGGATAG
- a CDS encoding D-alanyl-D-alanine carboxypeptidase family protein: MTATRCARLLVTALLMVGLAAAPVGAAPPEVSATGAVLWDPADQRVLYGLHETVGRPMASTTKIMTTLLALEAGAANEMLTVSPGAASQTGASLGLVAGQRLPMRSVLAGLMLRSGNDASQAVAEHVAGSEAAFVARMNSRAAELDLTATNFLNASGLTDDLSHHASPLDLARLAEVAMADPDFAGWAGSRHLTVPGLPPMENRNELIGRYPGATGVKTGFTTLSGLSLVASANRAGRTLYAVVLGSEDNFRDGRALLDHGFDDFRRAQPLSPGDTATVYRWADDAVGLVADGALGVTVPVDGSVVTWRTAVDPARSRPVQAGAVLGEAHLLVDGDVVRTVPLRAANDVGDAEAAPAAIRAGAAVQEALRAFARLRETDRAA, encoded by the coding sequence GTGACCGCCACGCGCTGCGCCCGTCTGCTCGTGACGGCCCTCCTGATGGTGGGGCTTGCCGCCGCGCCGGTGGGTGCCGCACCGCCGGAGGTGAGCGCGACCGGCGCGGTGCTGTGGGACCCTGCCGATCAACGGGTGCTCTACGGCCTCCACGAGACCGTGGGTCGACCCATGGCCTCGACCACGAAGATCATGACCACCCTGCTGGCGCTGGAGGCCGGCGCTGCCAACGAGATGCTCACCGTCTCCCCAGGGGCAGCCAGCCAGACCGGCGCGAGCCTCGGGCTGGTGGCCGGGCAGCGGCTGCCGATGCGCAGCGTGCTTGCCGGGCTCATGCTCCGCAGTGGCAACGACGCGTCGCAGGCCGTCGCCGAGCACGTCGCCGGCAGCGAGGCGGCCTTCGTCGCGCGCATGAACAGTCGGGCTGCCGAGCTCGACCTGACTGCCACCAACTTCCTGAACGCGTCCGGGCTCACCGACGATCTCTCGCACCACGCCAGCCCGCTGGACCTGGCGCGCCTGGCGGAGGTCGCGATGGCAGACCCCGACTTCGCCGGGTGGGCCGGTTCCCGGCACCTGACGGTCCCGGGGCTGCCGCCCATGGAGAACCGCAACGAGCTCATCGGCCGTTACCCGGGCGCCACAGGGGTGAAGACGGGTTTCACGACCTTGTCGGGCCTCAGCCTGGTTGCGAGCGCGAACCGTGCGGGGCGCACCCTGTACGCCGTGGTACTCGGCAGCGAGGACAACTTCCGCGACGGACGGGCGCTGCTCGACCACGGTTTCGACGACTTTCGCCGTGCCCAACCGCTCTCCCCGGGTGACACCGCCACCGTCTACCGGTGGGCCGACGACGCGGTCGGGCTCGTGGCCGACGGTGCCCTCGGCGTCACGGTGCCCGTCGACGGGTCGGTCGTCACCTGGCGCACCGCGGTCGACCCCGCCCGCTCCCGTCCCGTGCAAGCCGGTGCGGTGCTCGGCGAGGCGCACCTGCTGGTGGACGGCGACGTCGTGCGGACCGTGCCCCTGCGCGCCGCGAACGACGTGGGCGATGCCGAAGCCGCACCGGCGGCGATCCGGGCCGGCGCGGCGGTGCAGGAGGCGCTGCGGGCCTTCGCGCGTCTGCGCGAGACCGACCGCGCCGCCTGA
- a CDS encoding bifunctional nuclease family protein: MIELELVGVRVELPHNQPIVLLKERTGERFLPIWIGAVEATSIAFALQGVVTARPMTHDLMRDLLSNLHVVVDRVVVTELRDGTFYAEIQMTQDGHSIVVSSRPSDAIALAVRATVPLFADESVLTEAGIEIEDEDEDEVERFKEFLDQVTPEDFR; encoded by the coding sequence GTGATCGAGCTGGAGCTGGTGGGTGTGCGGGTCGAGCTGCCGCACAACCAGCCGATCGTCCTCCTCAAGGAGCGCACGGGCGAGCGGTTCCTGCCGATCTGGATCGGCGCGGTCGAGGCCACGTCGATCGCGTTCGCCCTGCAGGGGGTGGTGACCGCCCGTCCCATGACCCACGATCTCATGCGGGACCTCCTGTCGAACCTGCACGTGGTGGTCGACCGCGTGGTCGTCACCGAGCTGCGCGACGGTACGTTCTACGCCGAGATCCAGATGACCCAGGACGGCCACTCGATCGTGGTGTCGTCCCGGCCCTCGGATGCGATCGCCCTGGCGGTGCGCGCCACCGTGCCGCTCTTCGCCGACGAGTCCGTGCTGACCGAGGCCGGCATCGAGATCGAGGACGAGGACGAGGACGAGGTCGAGCGGTTCAAGGAGTTCCTCGACCAGGTCACCCCCGAGGACTTCCGGTAG
- a CDS encoding MerR family transcriptional regulator yields the protein MATPRSNRYLRDIPLPGLEDGQTGYRGPAVCKIAGISYRQLDYWTTTGLISPSVRGADGSGSQRLYSFDDIVVLKVIKRLLDTGVSLQRIRSAIDFVRERGLSLKHLTLMSDGRRVYALDDNRAIIDLIKRGQGVFAIAVDPLYEELEAQITDLPAERATPAVSGHPAAPARDADEASEAAGGS from the coding sequence GTGGCGACGCCGCGTTCGAACCGGTACCTGCGGGACATCCCCCTGCCGGGGCTCGAGGATGGTCAGACGGGGTACCGGGGTCCGGCGGTCTGCAAGATCGCGGGGATCAGCTATCGCCAGCTGGACTACTGGACCACCACCGGCCTCATCTCCCCTTCGGTGCGCGGCGCCGACGGGTCCGGGTCCCAGCGCCTGTACTCCTTCGACGACATCGTCGTGCTGAAGGTCATCAAACGGCTGCTGGACACGGGGGTGAGCTTGCAGCGCATCCGCTCGGCCATCGACTTCGTGCGTGAGCGCGGGCTGTCCCTCAAGCACCTGACCCTGATGAGCGACGGCCGTCGCGTGTACGCCCTCGACGACAACCGGGCCATCATCGACCTCATCAAGCGCGGCCAGGGGGTTTTCGCGATCGCGGTGGACCCGTTGTACGAGGAGCTCGAAGCGCAGATCACCGACCTTCCGGCGGAGCGTGCCACCCCGGCGGTCAGCGGCCATCCCGCTGCGCCGGCCCGTGACGCCGACGAGGCGAGCGAGGCGGCCGGGGGCAGCTGA
- the gcvPA gene encoding aminomethyl-transferring glycine dehydrogenase subunit GcvPA, whose protein sequence is MRFAPHTDADVRTMLDVIGKPSLAALFDHLPPGVLAGDDWDLAAGLSEDEVTTRLAGFAAANNTRAVCFAGGGAYDHFVPAVVGALVSRGELLTAYTPYQPEVSQGLLQALFEYQTVVTEITGLPVSNASLYDGGSAVAEAVAMACASTRRNRVVLSMGVDRPSRDIVRTYGHPVDRQVEELAYDSHGRTPVVDVPADAAAVVIAQPNALGVVEDVAAWADRAHAVGAQLVVKLEPTAVGLLQTPGSQGADLVIGEGQPLGQGLVYGGPTFGFLACREDQVRRLPGRLVGETVDAHGTRGYVMTLRPREQDIRREKATSNICTNQTLTAVAALIYLTWLGPQGLRELAITCLARAHHAAERLTAVDGVTLAVDGPYLKEFALRLAVPDPHDAVRRLHDAGYLVGPVVADGPAAGAVLVATTERRSRDEVEGLADALARVLKEVG, encoded by the coding sequence TTGCGCTTCGCCCCCCATACCGATGCCGACGTCAGGACCATGCTGGACGTCATCGGCAAGCCGTCCCTGGCGGCCTTGTTCGACCACCTGCCCCCAGGCGTCCTCGCGGGCGACGACTGGGATCTCGCCGCTGGTCTCAGCGAGGACGAGGTGACCACCCGGCTGGCCGGGTTCGCCGCCGCCAACAACACCCGTGCGGTGTGCTTCGCCGGCGGGGGCGCCTACGACCACTTCGTCCCCGCCGTCGTCGGGGCCCTGGTGTCACGCGGCGAGCTGCTGACCGCCTACACCCCCTACCAACCCGAGGTCAGCCAGGGGCTGCTGCAAGCGCTGTTCGAGTACCAGACGGTCGTCACCGAGATCACCGGGCTGCCGGTCTCCAACGCGAGTCTGTACGACGGCGGCAGTGCCGTCGCCGAGGCCGTCGCCATGGCCTGCGCGTCCACCCGCCGCAACCGGGTCGTGCTGTCGATGGGCGTCGACCGTCCCAGCCGCGACATCGTGCGGACCTACGGTCATCCGGTCGACCGTCAGGTGGAGGAGCTGGCCTACGACAGCCATGGCCGCACGCCGGTCGTCGACGTGCCCGCCGACGCCGCAGCGGTGGTGATCGCCCAGCCCAACGCGCTGGGCGTGGTGGAGGACGTGGCCGCCTGGGCCGACCGGGCGCATGCCGTGGGCGCCCAGCTGGTCGTCAAGCTGGAGCCGACTGCCGTGGGCCTGCTCCAGACCCCGGGCAGCCAGGGCGCCGACCTGGTGATCGGGGAGGGACAGCCCTTGGGTCAGGGGTTGGTCTACGGCGGGCCCACCTTCGGCTTCCTTGCCTGCCGCGAGGACCAGGTGCGGCGCCTGCCCGGTCGCCTGGTCGGCGAGACGGTCGACGCGCACGGGACCCGCGGCTACGTCATGACCCTGCGTCCCCGCGAGCAGGACATCAGACGCGAGAAGGCGACGAGCAACATCTGCACGAACCAGACCCTGACCGCGGTGGCGGCCCTGATCTACCTCACGTGGCTCGGCCCACAGGGCCTGCGTGAGCTCGCCATCACCTGTCTCGCCCGTGCCCACCACGCAGCCGAACGGCTCACCGCCGTGGACGGCGTCACCCTGGCCGTGGACGGCCCGTACCTGAAGGAGTTCGCCCTGCGTCTCGCGGTGCCTGACCCCCACGATGCCGTCCGCCGGCTGCACGACGCCGGCTACCTCGTCGGACCGGTGGTGGCCGATGGACCGGCGGCGGGCGCGGTGCTCGTCGCGACCACGGAGCGGCGCAGCCGCGACGAGGTGGAAGGCCTGGCTGATGCACTGGCCCGCGTCCTGAAGGAGGTGGGCTAG
- the gcvPB gene encoding aminomethyl-transferring glycine dehydrogenase subunit GcvPB → MPVMGDRTLPETTIFEKSRPGRRSATFPALDVPAVDPAAVLPGVELAEAMPALPEVGEMELVRHFTRLSHRNHGIDVGFYPLGSCSMKYNPRMAETIAGLSGFRDQHPWAPDAACQGTLALLGDLQHWLCALTGLSAATFQPAAGAHGELTGLMLIRAYHEDRGDARRTVVVPDSAHGTNPASAAMCGYDVVTVPSGPDGLVDVDALERLVDEHTAGLMLTNPNTLGLFEVEIERIAGICHRAGALLYYDGANFNAIMGRVRPGDMGFDVVHLNVHKTFATPHGGGGPGAGPVTVSERLAPYLPAPLLVRDADGTYRWDSERPKSIGRLHGFHGNVAVLVRAYSYLLYHGLEGLREASSRAVLNANYVAARVADRLPLGFAHHQPMHEFVATGKTLKAHGVRVSDLAKRLIDYGFHPPTNYFPLIVEEALMVEPTETETPETLDAFADALRAIVDEAASDPDLLRDAPTTTPVARLDVARAARHLVLRWQPDRP, encoded by the coding sequence ATGCCGGTCATGGGCGACCGCACCCTGCCAGAGACGACCATCTTCGAGAAGTCCCGCCCGGGTCGGCGGTCGGCGACCTTCCCCGCGCTCGACGTTCCTGCGGTCGACCCGGCCGCCGTGCTGCCGGGTGTCGAGCTGGCCGAGGCCATGCCCGCGCTGCCGGAGGTGGGGGAGATGGAGCTGGTGCGCCACTTCACCCGCCTCTCCCACCGCAACCACGGGATCGACGTGGGGTTCTACCCGTTGGGGTCGTGCTCCATGAAGTACAACCCGCGGATGGCCGAGACGATCGCCGGGCTGTCCGGCTTCCGCGACCAGCACCCGTGGGCCCCCGACGCCGCCTGCCAGGGCACGCTCGCCCTGCTCGGCGACCTCCAGCACTGGCTGTGCGCGCTGACAGGCCTGTCTGCGGCGACGTTCCAGCCCGCCGCCGGCGCCCATGGTGAGCTCACAGGGCTGATGCTGATCCGCGCCTACCACGAGGACCGCGGCGACGCCCGGCGCACCGTCGTCGTCCCGGACTCCGCGCACGGCACGAACCCGGCGAGCGCGGCGATGTGCGGCTACGACGTCGTCACCGTCCCGTCGGGCCCCGACGGGCTGGTCGACGTGGACGCGCTCGAGCGCTTGGTGGACGAGCACACCGCGGGCCTCATGCTGACGAACCCCAACACGCTCGGCCTGTTCGAGGTGGAGATCGAGCGGATCGCGGGGATCTGCCACCGGGCGGGCGCGCTGCTGTACTACGACGGCGCCAACTTCAACGCGATCATGGGTCGGGTCCGCCCGGGCGACATGGGCTTTGACGTCGTGCACCTGAACGTGCACAAGACCTTCGCGACCCCCCACGGGGGCGGGGGGCCCGGTGCAGGGCCCGTCACCGTGAGCGAGCGCCTCGCGCCGTACCTGCCCGCACCGTTGCTCGTGCGCGACGCCGACGGCACCTACCGTTGGGACAGCGAGCGCCCCAAGTCCATCGGCCGCCTGCACGGGTTCCACGGCAATGTGGCGGTGCTCGTGCGGGCCTACAGCTACCTGCTCTACCACGGCCTGGAGGGCCTGCGGGAGGCCAGCTCCCGGGCGGTGCTGAACGCCAACTACGTCGCGGCGCGCGTCGCGGACCGGCTGCCCCTCGGCTTCGCTCACCATCAGCCGATGCATGAGTTCGTGGCCACCGGCAAGACCTTGAAGGCCCACGGCGTGCGGGTGAGCGATCTGGCCAAGCGACTGATCGACTACGGCTTCCACCCGCCGACCAACTACTTCCCGCTGATCGTCGAGGAGGCGTTGATGGTCGAGCCGACCGAGACCGAGACCCCGGAGACCCTGGACGCGTTCGCGGACGCGCTGCGCGCGATCGTGGACGAGGCCGCTTCCGACCCGGACCTTTTGCGGGACGCGCCGACCACGACGCCGGTCGCGCGTCTGGACGTGGCCCGCGCGGCGCGACACCTCGTGCTGCGCTGGCAACCCGACCGGCCGTAG
- a CDS encoding DNA-formamidopyrimidine glycosylase family protein, which translates to MPEGHTIHRAARDHRRDLAGRAVAVSSPQGRFAAGAARLDGRVLVDVEAHGKHLFYRWAGGNGSGDDTLHVHLGLIGAFRSFCGPAPPPTAGTRLALHGGQVTVYLTGPLACELTDPDEEARLRARLGPDPLRRDADPTVAYAALQRRRIPIGAALLDQAVVAGVGNVFRAEALFVCGIDPARPANSLDRAAFDALWATLVAMLRKGVRQGRIATVGRDGRYVYQRAGEPCRRCGALVVGHTVAGRTLFSCPTCQRGT; encoded by the coding sequence GTGCCCGAAGGCCACACGATCCACCGTGCGGCCCGTGACCACCGCCGCGACCTCGCAGGTCGTGCGGTGGCGGTCTCGTCGCCGCAGGGACGCTTCGCTGCGGGGGCCGCGCGCCTGGACGGGCGCGTGCTCGTTGACGTCGAGGCGCACGGCAAGCACCTGTTCTACCGCTGGGCGGGGGGCAACGGATCCGGCGACGACACCCTGCACGTGCACCTGGGGCTGATCGGCGCTTTCCGCAGCTTCTGCGGGCCGGCACCGCCACCCACGGCGGGCACCCGACTCGCGCTGCATGGCGGTCAGGTGACCGTCTACCTGACGGGACCGCTCGCCTGCGAGCTGACCGATCCTGACGAGGAGGCGCGTCTGCGGGCACGGCTCGGCCCGGATCCGCTGCGCCGCGACGCCGACCCCACCGTCGCGTACGCCGCGTTGCAGCGCCGGCGCATCCCGATCGGCGCGGCGTTGCTCGACCAGGCGGTGGTCGCCGGCGTGGGCAACGTGTTCCGCGCCGAGGCGCTCTTCGTCTGCGGCATCGATCCCGCCCGGCCGGCGAACAGCCTGGACCGCGCGGCGTTCGACGCGTTGTGGGCGACCCTGGTGGCGATGCTGCGCAAGGGCGTCCGCCAGGGGCGCATCGCCACCGTCGGACGCGACGGGCGCTACGTGTACCAGCGCGCCGGGGAGCCGTGCCGTCGGTGCGGGGCGCTGGTCGTCGGACACACGGTGGCAGGTCGCACGCTGTTCTCGTGTCCCACCTGCCAACGCGGCACTTGA